The proteins below come from a single Rosa rugosa chromosome 2, drRosRugo1.1, whole genome shotgun sequence genomic window:
- the LOC133733451 gene encoding zingipain-2-like, whose product MDFKRNHVISAIFIILGNLASQATSDALYESSIAEKHEHWMAKHGRVYPNAAEKERRFGIFRKNVEYVEKFNNEGNKTYKLNINSFADMTNEEFRRHHTGYRTPPGLSSTSSNFSYQSLAATDIPTTVDWREQQAVTPIKYQSQCGACWAFAVAATVEGLTKIKTGQLISLSEQQLVDCNHQNHGCKGGSLEYAYSYVVQNGGLAREETYPYQATDMGTCDTNKESEHAAQITGYERVLSRSENDLQKAVAMQPVSVTISAYGQDFQMYGSGVFSGYCGTELDHAVTVIGYGTIEDGTPYWLIKNSWGQSWGESGYMRILRNINAPEGMCGLAINPLYPTA is encoded by the exons ATGGATTTCAAAAGAAACCATGTGATCAGTGCCATATTCATCATCTTAGGGAATTTGGCTTCTCAAGCCACATCCGATGCATTGTACGAATCTTCCATTGCCGAAAAACATGAGCATTGGATGGCAAAGCATGGACGCGTTTACCCCAATGCGGCAGAGAAGGAAAGGCGTTTCGGCATCTTCAGGAAGAATGTCGAATACGTGGAGAAGTTCAACAATGAAGGGAATAAGACTTACAAGTTGAACATCAACAGCTTTGCGGATATGACCAACGAAGAATTCCGGAGACATCATACCGGATACAGAACCCCCCCCGGCTTAAGTTCAACGTCATCCAATTTTAGCTACCAAAGCTTGGCTGCTACTGATATTCCAACTACCGTGGACTGGAGGGAACAACAAGCTGTCACCCCCATAAAGTATCAAAGTCAATGCG GTGCTTGCTGGGCATTTGCAGTAGCAGCAACTGTGGAAGGGctaaccaaaatcaaaaccggCCAATTGATCTCACTCTCCGAGCAGCAACTTGTGGACTGCAATCATCAGAACCATGGGTGCAAGGGTGGTTCCTTAGAATACGCCTATTCCTACGTAGTACAAAACGGAGGACTCGCTCGTGAAGAAACTTACCCTTACCAGGCAACAGACATGGGAACGTGCGATACTAACAAGGAAAGTGAGCATGCGGCACAGATCACTGGCTATGAACGCGTCCTTTCCAGAAGTGAAAACGATCTACAGAAGGCTGTGGCCATGCAACCAGTATCGGTTACCATTTCTGCTTATGGACAAGATTTTCAGATGTACGGCAGTGGGGTGTTCTCCGGCTATTGTGGAACGGAGCTCGACCACGCCGTCACGGTCATTGGCTACGGAACGATTGAAGATGGAACCCCCTATTGGTTAATAAAGAACTCATGGGGGCAGAGTTGGGGTGAAAGTGGGTATATGAGAATTCTTAGAAACATTAATGCCCCAGAGGGTATGTGCGGCCTTGCTATCAATCCCCTCTATCCGACTGCATAA